The Chthoniobacterales bacterium genome window below encodes:
- a CDS encoding RNA-binding protein — protein sequence MSTKLYVGNLSFDTNDADLRSAFAACGNVTDVAVVQDKMTGRSRGFGFVTMSTAEEAQAAIAQFHGKDFDGRNLTVNEARPREDFGPNAPRKSFGGGNNRNGGDRDRRPARRY from the coding sequence ATGTCCACCAAACTCTACGTCGGAAATCTTTCCTTCGACACCAACGACGCCGACCTTCGCTCGGCTTTCGCCGCCTGCGGTAACGTCACTGACGTCGCCGTCGTGCAGGATAAAATGACCGGCCGCTCCCGCGGTTTCGGCTTCGTCACCATGTCCACTGCCGAGGAGGCCCAGGCCGCCATCGCGCAGTTCCACGGCAAGGATTTCGACGGCCGCAACCTCACCGTCAACGAGGCCCGTCCTCGCGAAGACTTCGGCCCGAATGCGCCCCGCAAGTCCTTCGGCGGCGGTAACAACCGCAACGGTGGCGACCGCGATCGCCGTCCGGCCCGTCGTTACTAA
- the atpC gene encoding ATP synthase F1 subunit epsilon, which yields MPTLKLEIVTPEAKTYSEDVEFVQIPGSEGDLGVFPGHVPLLTQLAPGELRAVRGGKEEFLAVGSGFVEITQTSVSVLTDMAVMENDIDEAAAQAAIERAQAAMKDERLHGEEHAATAAALQKSLAQLRVKRRRHS from the coding sequence ATGCCGACTCTCAAACTCGAAATCGTTACTCCCGAGGCCAAGACCTACTCGGAAGACGTGGAATTCGTGCAGATCCCGGGCTCCGAGGGTGACCTCGGTGTCTTCCCCGGGCACGTTCCGCTGCTCACCCAGCTTGCTCCCGGCGAGCTGCGCGCGGTGCGCGGTGGCAAGGAGGAATTCCTCGCCGTCGGTTCGGGCTTCGTCGAGATCACGCAGACCTCGGTTTCCGTGCTCACCGACATGGCCGTCATGGAGAACGATATCGACGAAGCCGCCGCCCAGGCCGCGATCGAGCGCGCCCAGGCTGCGATGAAGGACGAACGTCTCCACGGGGAAGAGCATGCCGCCACGGCTGCCGCCTTGCAGAAATCGCTCGCCCAGCTGAGGGTCAAGCGTCGCCGCCACAGCTGA
- a CDS encoding Ohr family peroxiredoxin has product MSAKVLFTGKTHTTAGPEGAGRSADGFVDVKLPEPHPAAENLFGVAWSACYLGALGLAASRRKVALPPDAAVDAEIHLNLADGAFFLSARLDVSLPGLDREVAEELVAAAHDICPYSKATHGNIEVETNVV; this is encoded by the coding sequence ATGAGCGCGAAGGTTCTCTTTACTGGCAAGACTCACACGACCGCTGGCCCCGAGGGGGCTGGGCGGAGTGCCGACGGTTTCGTCGACGTCAAACTTCCCGAGCCGCACCCGGCGGCCGAAAATCTCTTCGGCGTGGCATGGTCGGCCTGCTACCTCGGGGCGCTGGGGCTGGCGGCCTCGCGAAGGAAGGTCGCCCTGCCGCCGGATGCCGCGGTGGACGCGGAGATCCACCTGAACCTGGCGGACGGGGCGTTTTTCCTCTCGGCGCGGCTGGATGTGAGCTTGCCGGGGCTGGACCGCGAGGTGGCGGAGGAGCTGGTGGCGGCGGCGCATGACATCTGCCCTTACTCGAAGGCCACGCATGGCAACATCGAGGTCGAGACGAATGTGGTGTGA
- a CDS encoding DUF485 domain-containing protein, giving the protein MSLPDSSDSVATRRSHDDPPWEDIAKDADFRHLLAAKIKFIAPATVFFLGYYFALPVLVGYAPKLMATPIWGDLNAAYLFALSQFFMAWILAAFYVRAAVGWDRAAVAVLRKFGRK; this is encoded by the coding sequence ATGTCCCTCCCGGATTCCTCCGATTCCGTGGCGACGCGCCGTTCTCACGATGATCCTCCCTGGGAGGACATTGCGAAGGACGCCGATTTCCGCCACCTGCTCGCCGCCAAGATCAAATTCATCGCCCCCGCGACGGTGTTCTTCCTCGGCTACTACTTTGCCCTGCCAGTGCTTGTCGGCTACGCGCCGAAGCTGATGGCGACGCCGATCTGGGGCGACCTGAACGCCGCCTACCTCTTTGCGCTCTCGCAGTTCTTCATGGCGTGGATTCTCGCCGCCTTCTACGTGCGCGCGGCTGTCGGCTGGGATCGCGCGGCGGTGGCGGTGCTGCGGAAATTCGGGCGAAAATGA
- a CDS encoding putative manganese-dependent inorganic diphosphatase has protein sequence METIVIGHRNPDMDAIVSAIAYAELKRQTGDATAIAGRCGNTNERIDFVLEKFGVPAPVFYSDVRPRVGDVMERDVLSVHVHEPVYNAMLQIGENRFRGVPVVDDENRCLGLISSFKISRHLFPQPEEIRSAREVDSSLANLCTTIHGTVLVGSPCTESARYLLVVAATRTGSLRKRIEKLDVERIVLIVGDRSNVQHLAIEAGVKALVVTGGLEVEEDVLAAARAKGTVVVSSPYDTATTVLLARSSVSAERMLYADFQSLQPDLPLEEARREIVLSSQFAFPVIDETGRLEGVLSKSDFLKPIPRQLILVDHNELSQAVKGAETLPVLEIIDHHRLGAVSTETPILFLNRPVGSTSTIVATCWEQAGVPIPRPIAGILMAGVISDTLNLTSPTTTDVDRSIMARLSAIVGIEPAKLAAEIFSVGSPLLTMSPDQAVTADCKEYEEGATRFSAAQIEELSFSHFPEKKDELMEAVERFRASRSLLFSALLITDINTQNSVLIVRGDESFTRHIDYPSIEPHLWQLDGVVSRKKQLLPYLTSLLSRAV, from the coding sequence ATGGAAACGATCGTCATCGGCCACCGGAATCCCGACATGGATGCCATTGTGTCGGCCATCGCCTACGCCGAACTCAAGCGCCAGACTGGAGACGCCACCGCCATCGCCGGCCGCTGCGGCAATACGAACGAACGCATCGACTTCGTGCTCGAGAAATTCGGCGTGCCCGCTCCCGTCTTTTACAGCGACGTCCGGCCCCGCGTGGGCGACGTCATGGAACGCGACGTCCTCTCTGTCCACGTCCACGAGCCCGTCTATAACGCGATGCTCCAGATCGGCGAGAACCGCTTTCGCGGCGTGCCCGTCGTCGATGACGAAAACCGCTGCCTCGGCCTCATCTCGAGTTTCAAGATCAGCCGTCACCTCTTCCCGCAGCCGGAGGAAATCCGCAGCGCCCGCGAAGTCGACTCGTCCCTCGCCAATCTCTGCACCACCATTCACGGCACGGTGCTCGTCGGCTCCCCCTGCACCGAAAGCGCTCGCTACCTTCTGGTGGTGGCGGCGACGCGCACCGGCTCGCTCCGTAAGCGCATCGAGAAACTCGACGTCGAGCGCATCGTTCTCATCGTCGGCGATCGCTCCAACGTCCAGCACCTCGCAATCGAAGCCGGCGTGAAGGCGCTCGTCGTCACCGGCGGCCTCGAGGTCGAAGAAGACGTCCTTGCCGCCGCCCGCGCGAAGGGCACCGTCGTCGTCAGCTCGCCCTACGACACCGCGACCACCGTCCTTCTCGCCCGCAGCTCCGTGAGTGCCGAGCGAATGCTTTACGCCGACTTTCAGTCCCTCCAGCCGGACCTTCCCCTCGAGGAAGCCCGGCGCGAAATCGTTCTCTCCTCGCAATTTGCCTTCCCGGTCATCGACGAGACCGGCCGCCTCGAGGGCGTCCTTTCCAAGAGCGATTTTCTCAAGCCGATCCCGCGACAGCTCATCCTCGTCGATCACAACGAGCTTTCCCAGGCCGTCAAAGGCGCCGAGACGCTTCCCGTCCTCGAGATTATCGACCACCATCGCCTCGGCGCCGTCAGCACGGAGACGCCCATCCTGTTCCTGAACCGTCCCGTCGGTTCGACCAGCACGATCGTGGCCACCTGCTGGGAACAGGCCGGCGTGCCCATTCCCAGGCCGATCGCCGGCATCCTCATGGCGGGCGTCATTTCGGATACGCTCAACCTCACCTCTCCCACGACCACCGACGTCGACCGTAGCATCATGGCCCGCCTGTCCGCCATCGTCGGGATCGAGCCCGCCAAGCTCGCCGCGGAAATTTTCTCCGTCGGTTCCCCGCTTCTCACCATGAGCCCGGACCAGGCCGTCACCGCGGACTGCAAGGAATACGAGGAAGGCGCCACCCGCTTCAGCGCCGCGCAGATCGAGGAACTCTCCTTCTCGCACTTCCCCGAGAAAAAGGACGAACTCATGGAGGCTGTCGAACGCTTTCGCGCCTCGCGCAGTCTGCTGTTTTCCGCCCTGCTCATCACGGACATCAACACCCAGAACTCCGTGCTGATCGTGCGCGGTGACGAGAGCTTCACCCGGCACATCGATTACCCCTCCATCGAGCCCCATCTCTGGCAGCTCGACGGCGTCGTCTCCCGCAAGAAACAGCTCCTGCCCTATCTCACCAGCCTGCTCTCGCGCGCCGTGTAA
- a CDS encoding HlyD family secretion protein gives MIKPGLRFVITFAVVALALLGATLLYQRYDHQPWTRDGQVRANIVGIAPRVAGPIIEIPIRDNQPVKKGDLLFAIDPSTFQAAADLAAAKVKQAEATALQMQQNLERQTTLYKNNVVGEQAYQDAQDQYDSAAANVAAAKAQLEGAQLNLNYTRVYAPVDGYLTNVNTSPGTYVNAGQQLLALVDSSSFWVAGYFKETQISSIRPGDQARITLMGHVGQPFSGVVESTGWAIFLDDGSSVELIPQVSQTIDWVRLPQRFPVRIQITGKPPIPLRIGQTVSVSISEK, from the coding sequence ATGATCAAGCCCGGCCTCCGTTTCGTCATCACCTTCGCCGTCGTGGCGCTCGCGCTTCTCGGAGCGACGCTGCTTTACCAGCGCTACGATCACCAGCCGTGGACGCGCGATGGGCAGGTGCGGGCAAACATCGTGGGGATTGCGCCCCGCGTGGCCGGACCGATCATCGAAATCCCGATCAGGGACAACCAGCCGGTGAAAAAGGGCGATCTGCTTTTCGCGATCGATCCCTCGACCTTCCAGGCCGCGGCCGATCTTGCCGCGGCGAAGGTCAAGCAGGCCGAGGCCACGGCTCTCCAGATGCAGCAGAATCTCGAGCGGCAGACGACGCTTTACAAAAACAACGTCGTCGGCGAGCAGGCCTATCAGGACGCGCAGGATCAGTATGACTCGGCCGCCGCCAATGTCGCCGCCGCGAAGGCGCAGCTCGAGGGCGCGCAGCTCAATCTCAACTACACCCGGGTCTATGCCCCGGTGGACGGCTACCTCACGAATGTGAATACCAGCCCGGGGACCTATGTGAACGCGGGGCAGCAGCTTCTTGCGCTGGTCGACTCCAGTTCGTTCTGGGTCGCCGGCTATTTCAAGGAGACGCAGATTTCCTCCATTCGGCCGGGCGATCAGGCCCGCATCACGCTCATGGGACACGTTGGCCAGCCCTTTTCCGGCGTGGTCGAGAGCACCGGGTGGGCGATTTTTCTGGATGACGGATCGAGCGTCGAACTGATCCCGCAGGTCAGCCAGACGATCGACTGGGTGCGGTTGCCGCAGCGGTTTCCCGTGCGAATCCAGATCACCGGCAAGCCGCCGATTCCTCTGCGCATCGGGCAGACGGTTTCTGTTTCGATCAGCGAGAAATAA
- a CDS encoding cob(I)yrinic acid a,c-diamide adenosyltransferase, which produces MKIYTRTGDDGTTGLFSGDRVAKTSLRIEAHGSVDELNSVLGVARAATPQPRVGEMLRVVQSQLFAAGADLATPHTAKPAIPRVGAAETTWLESEIDEMTAMLPPLRTFILPGGTAAAAQLQLGRAIARRAERDVLRLAAAEPINPELPVYLNRLSDFLFTLARFENFLAGREEEPWVPGGDA; this is translated from the coding sequence ATGAAGATTTACACGCGCACGGGAGACGATGGCACGACGGGACTTTTTTCCGGGGATCGCGTCGCGAAGACCTCCTTGCGCATCGAAGCGCATGGCTCGGTCGATGAGCTGAATTCCGTGCTCGGGGTGGCGCGAGCGGCGACGCCGCAGCCTCGTGTCGGGGAGATGCTGCGGGTTGTCCAAAGCCAGCTTTTTGCCGCCGGCGCCGATCTCGCCACGCCCCATACGGCGAAGCCCGCGATTCCGCGAGTGGGGGCCGCCGAAACCACATGGCTGGAATCGGAAATCGATGAAATGACGGCCATGCTGCCGCCGCTGCGCACCTTCATCCTGCCGGGAGGCACTGCCGCGGCCGCGCAGTTGCAGCTTGGCCGAGCCATCGCCCGACGGGCCGAGCGCGACGTGCTGCGACTCGCCGCCGCGGAACCGATCAATCCCGAGCTGCCCGTCTACCTGAACCGGCTGTCCGACTTTCTCTTCACGCTGGCCCGCTTCGAGAACTTTCTCGCGGGGCGTGAGGAGGAGCCCTGGGTGCCCGGCGGTGACGCGTGA
- a CDS encoding amidohydrolase family protein, giving the protein MLLHRARLILPLSAPPIEDGAIAVEGMGLVAIGRFPEIRARFPAAEIVDHGEVILLPGLINGHCHLDFTVMRGAILPSTSFSAWVRRINDLKRVLSDADYLKSIADGLEELRSWGTTTVLNIESLPELMVNLRPPAIRTWWFYELLDIRTRIHTEDVVAGALSFFEQRPAWHGGFGLSPHAPYTTSTELYRLARFCSEKYGMPFTTHLAESDEEMQMFAEGEGPLFEFLNGLGRDMSDCGRKTPIRHLLEAEALPAGAILAHMNQLGPGDEALLAPHAKSFAIVHCPNCHGYFGRPPFPYETLRGLGFRISLGTDSCASNRGLNLFEEMQAFRRSFPNVAPAELLDMVTRNPAAALGMAGRLGELTVGARADFITLPFSGATEDAFEVIVENCTPPRGVFLNGHSA; this is encoded by the coding sequence ATGCTCCTCCATCGCGCCCGTCTCATTCTGCCGCTTTCCGCCCCTCCCATCGAGGATGGCGCGATCGCCGTGGAGGGGATGGGCCTCGTCGCCATCGGACGCTTTCCTGAGATTCGCGCCCGGTTTCCGGCCGCGGAGATCGTCGATCACGGCGAGGTGATCCTTCTCCCCGGACTGATCAACGGGCATTGCCATCTTGATTTCACGGTGATGCGCGGGGCGATCCTCCCCAGCACGAGTTTTTCGGCGTGGGTTCGCCGCATCAACGATCTCAAGCGCGTTCTCAGCGACGCGGATTATCTCAAGTCGATCGCCGACGGTCTCGAGGAGCTGCGTTCGTGGGGAACGACGACCGTGTTGAATATCGAGTCGCTGCCCGAGCTGATGGTGAATCTCCGGCCGCCGGCGATCCGCACCTGGTGGTTTTACGAGCTACTCGACATCCGCACGCGCATTCACACCGAGGACGTCGTGGCCGGCGCCCTCTCGTTTTTCGAGCAGCGGCCGGCGTGGCACGGCGGATTCGGGCTTTCCCCGCACGCGCCCTACACGACTTCAACGGAGCTTTACCGGCTCGCGCGCTTCTGCTCGGAGAAATACGGGATGCCCTTCACGACGCATCTTGCCGAGTCCGATGAGGAAATGCAGATGTTCGCGGAAGGGGAGGGGCCGCTCTTCGAATTTCTGAACGGCCTGGGCCGGGACATGAGTGACTGTGGCCGGAAGACGCCCATTCGGCATCTGCTCGAGGCCGAGGCGCTCCCGGCGGGAGCGATTCTCGCGCACATGAATCAACTCGGCCCCGGGGACGAAGCGTTGCTCGCGCCGCATGCGAAGTCGTTCGCGATCGTGCATTGCCCGAACTGCCACGGGTATTTCGGTCGGCCGCCGTTCCCCTACGAGACGCTGCGCGGGCTCGGATTCCGCATCAGCCTTGGCACCGACAGCTGCGCGAGCAATCGAGGGCTGAATCTCTTCGAGGAAATGCAAGCCTTCCGGCGCAGTTTTCCGAATGTCGCGCCGGCGGAGCTGCTGGACATGGTCACGCGAAATCCGGCGGCCGCGCTGGGGATGGCTGGCCGGCTTGGCGAGCTGACCGTGGGGGCTCGCGCGGATTTCATCACGCTTCCCTTTTCGGGGGCGACGGAAGATGCCTTCGAGGTGATCGTCGAAAATTGCACGCCGCCGCGGGGCGTGTTTCTCAACGGTCACAGCGCGTAG
- a CDS encoding DR2241 family protein, with protein sequence MSAIRTFLERRLRDGVFFLGQIRIADGIVVRHRDDADSPVVDVFSRPEDAREIARYDDAGKYRPLKTAPNLRRGWELRLRTVEELHLALDYFYPAALGTWLAAERRELAPVSLRETLGRQTGMYRVTQLIRDDQADALVEKICVEGCLRQRLWRVDGTTPFSGQMTESLPILCAEACNLFVAACRPVAKENLPSAG encoded by the coding sequence ATGTCCGCCATCCGCACTTTTCTCGAACGCCGTCTTCGTGACGGCGTTTTCTTTCTCGGGCAGATTCGCATCGCCGATGGAATCGTCGTGCGCCATCGGGACGATGCCGACTCGCCAGTTGTCGATGTCTTCTCCCGGCCTGAAGACGCCCGCGAGATCGCCAGATACGACGACGCCGGCAAGTATCGCCCGCTGAAAACCGCACCGAACCTGCGCCGCGGGTGGGAGCTGCGTCTTCGGACCGTCGAGGAGCTGCACCTCGCGCTCGACTATTTCTACCCGGCCGCGCTGGGGACATGGCTGGCGGCCGAGCGCCGGGAACTGGCCCCGGTCAGTCTCCGGGAAACGCTTGGACGCCAGACCGGCATGTATCGCGTGACGCAACTCATCCGCGACGATCAGGCCGATGCACTCGTCGAGAAAATCTGTGTCGAAGGATGCCTGCGGCAACGACTCTGGCGCGTTGATGGCACGACACCCTTCTCGGGGCAGATGACCGAGTCGCTGCCGATTCTCTGCGCGGAGGCCTGTAACCTTTTCGTTGCCGCCTGTCGCCCCGTGGCGAAGGAAAATCTGCCATCCGCCGGATGA
- a CDS encoding FUSC family protein → MSAVPETAPARPADAGSRLAEFFEDVGVRQGLKMAIAGVLGFAIALWLRLPNPTWCIFTVIVLMLAQYVGAIAEKAVLRAIGTMAGAAIGILLVGNFANDPPVIIAGAFIVSAFGTMMFGGNWYPYAFFLGALTTLVVVGTTMEDPANTWHIGISRCLEILLGIVVSTAVTGVIWPRYARDEFHKCFRATLREAGEITTARSRRLLDNTEVPPSIAGTELRFVTRMNTLRLLLRYGQRESEYFRAKLPLRSRMIAALGALFEAAESLGQRLPEQSRYRDLISDELREIQTLLEREFAALTNFDVKIPLEPENAALAEAIRRCDAHLIDLRDRGLTKTIPVQEAMDFSSHYTALVDISARLRVIRECAHQIYATTESIAPAGRKRWARLKITNFWVRTGIKGGLTAVLALIYVNWINPPGGLTVPFAAWLLTATSRLYPGGEGDRRAFSYALVIALVGIPYSMLLFVIWPFLAHYFWMNIFLATGLFVLGLTFARQGGISLYGQCGMLFFIGAIGLNAQEPVTFPQVVNVYFGVVLSLLFSAVIQRMLWPLLPQREIFGLFREFFACCRQLLGTLTPEERSNVEERLALIPSEAAAWINVTTTPEYPAGESRRLLELLQTAERLSYCILSTRKLDEIDTPSEIKDRLRDHLTALETSYRETLAGFESTFERGPRPLSAPSLLASFQPLEAELGDIRQRYLSGEISFPAAIPYLGAMNFVEEAARTMDRCAEQIRGLALEKYRGDYAL, encoded by the coding sequence ATGAGCGCCGTGCCCGAGACTGCTCCCGCCCGCCCCGCAGATGCCGGTTCGCGCCTGGCGGAATTTTTCGAGGATGTCGGCGTGCGGCAGGGCTTGAAAATGGCGATCGCCGGCGTGCTTGGCTTCGCGATCGCCCTCTGGCTGCGCCTGCCAAACCCCACGTGGTGCATCTTCACGGTCATCGTCCTCATGCTGGCCCAATACGTGGGCGCGATCGCCGAAAAAGCCGTGCTCCGCGCGATCGGCACGATGGCGGGCGCCGCCATCGGCATTCTTCTCGTCGGCAATTTTGCAAACGATCCTCCCGTGATCATCGCGGGCGCCTTCATTGTTTCGGCGTTCGGCACGATGATGTTCGGCGGCAACTGGTATCCCTACGCGTTCTTCCTTGGCGCGCTCACGACACTCGTCGTCGTCGGCACCACGATGGAAGATCCCGCCAATACGTGGCACATCGGCATCAGCCGCTGCCTGGAGATTTTGCTGGGCATCGTGGTTTCCACCGCGGTCACCGGCGTGATCTGGCCTCGCTACGCCCGGGACGAATTCCACAAGTGCTTCCGCGCGACCCTGCGGGAAGCGGGCGAGATCACCACCGCCCGCAGCCGGCGCCTGCTCGACAACACCGAAGTTCCCCCGTCGATTGCCGGGACCGAACTGCGCTTCGTCACGCGGATGAACACGCTCCGCCTGCTGCTGCGTTACGGGCAGCGGGAAAGCGAATATTTCCGAGCGAAGCTGCCCCTGCGCAGTCGCATGATTGCCGCGCTCGGCGCCCTCTTCGAAGCGGCCGAAAGCCTCGGCCAACGCCTGCCCGAGCAATCGCGCTACCGCGACCTCATCAGCGACGAACTCCGGGAAATTCAGACACTCCTCGAGCGCGAGTTCGCGGCTCTCACCAACTTCGATGTCAAAATCCCTCTCGAGCCCGAAAATGCGGCGCTGGCCGAGGCGATCCGGCGTTGCGACGCCCATTTGATCGACCTTCGCGACCGCGGCCTCACGAAAACGATCCCGGTGCAGGAGGCGATGGATTTTTCCTCGCACTACACGGCTCTCGTGGACATCTCCGCGCGGCTCCGCGTGATCCGGGAATGCGCACATCAAATCTACGCCACGACGGAGTCGATTGCCCCCGCCGGTCGCAAGCGATGGGCGCGGCTCAAGATCACGAACTTCTGGGTCCGCACTGGCATCAAGGGCGGCCTCACCGCCGTGCTGGCCCTCATCTACGTCAACTGGATCAATCCCCCCGGCGGCCTCACGGTGCCCTTTGCCGCGTGGCTCCTCACCGCGACCTCCCGGCTCTATCCCGGCGGCGAGGGCGATCGCCGGGCTTTCAGCTACGCCCTCGTCATCGCCCTCGTCGGCATTCCCTATTCGATGCTGCTCTTCGTGATCTGGCCGTTCCTCGCCCACTACTTCTGGATGAACATTTTTCTCGCGACGGGCCTCTTCGTGCTCGGGCTGACGTTCGCGCGCCAGGGCGGCATCTCGCTCTACGGCCAGTGCGGCATGCTTTTCTTCATCGGCGCCATCGGCCTGAACGCCCAGGAGCCCGTTACGTTTCCGCAGGTCGTGAACGTCTATTTTGGCGTCGTCCTCTCGCTGCTGTTCTCCGCCGTCATCCAGCGCATGCTCTGGCCGCTCCTTCCGCAGCGGGAGATTTTCGGCCTCTTCCGGGAATTCTTCGCGTGCTGCCGCCAGCTCCTCGGAACGCTCACTCCCGAGGAACGCTCCAATGTCGAGGAACGCCTGGCGCTCATTCCCTCCGAGGCCGCGGCGTGGATCAATGTCACGACCACGCCCGAGTATCCGGCCGGCGAGAGCCGCAGGCTGCTCGAACTCCTGCAGACCGCCGAACGTCTCAGCTACTGCATTCTCTCGACCCGCAAGCTGGACGAGATCGACACGCCTTCCGAAATCAAGGATCGCCTCCGCGACCATCTCACGGCCCTCGAGACCAGCTACCGCGAAACGCTCGCCGGCTTCGAGAGCACCTTCGAACGCGGCCCGAGACCGTTGTCCGCGCCCTCCCTGCTCGCCTCGTTTCAGCCCCTCGAAGCCGAGCTCGGCGACATTCGCCAGCGCTATCTTTCGGGCGAAATTTCGTTTCCCGCGGCGATTCCCTATCTCGGCGCAATGAATTTCGTCGAGGAAGCGGCCCGCACCATGGACCGTTGCGCCGAGCAGATTCGCGGCCTCGCGCTCGAGAAATATCGCGGCGACTACGCGCTGTGA
- a CDS encoding DUF1656 domain-containing protein — MPALTNADIEFFGTFVPWWMMIGVFAYLLAWLVVRVLEHAQLTRYIWHLPLFFLALVVLFYSAIGLVLAP, encoded by the coding sequence ATGCCTGCCCTCACGAACGCTGATATCGAGTTCTTCGGCACCTTTGTGCCGTGGTGGATGATGATCGGCGTGTTTGCGTATCTTCTGGCGTGGCTGGTGGTGCGCGTGCTCGAGCATGCGCAGCTCACGCGATACATCTGGCACCTGCCGCTGTTTTTTCTGGCCCTCGTCGTGCTCTTCTACTCCGCTATCGGCCTCGTCCTCGCTCCATGA
- a CDS encoding cation acetate symporter: MSPLPLFAQAASESHVALSMFLAFVAATLAVTWWSARRSSGASAYFAAGRRITGWQNGLAIGGDYMSAASFLGIAGMIAFNGYDGFLYSVGFLVAYLTVLLLVAEPLRNTGKYTMADVLAFRMSPRPVRAMASLSTLTVSTFYMIAQMVGAGALVKLLLPGVSYEMAVVAVGALMIIYVVFGGMLATTWVQIIKAVLLMSGSLLLSVLVMRHFDYSFAKFLDAITHVSFHQNGELVTRNFLEPGLKFGAAVTHGWGPLDMISLGLALVLGTAGLPHVLVRFYTVPDAPTARASVVWAMVIIGSFYLMTTFLGFGAATILTPDRIVVGGKPNDNMSAPLLAQALGGEVLFAFISAVAFATILAVVAGLTISASTSLAHDFWTNVIHHRREHRPGEEVFVARVTAFVVGAISIVLAIKLQTINVAFLVGLAFAVAASANLPALVFSLFWRRFNTAGAVTGMAVGLVSSIALILVSPSVMGTDAKALIAGTPLFPLKNPGLVSIPLGFLGAILGTLLSRAPARAEKFTELTVRASTGLGAEKATEH; this comes from the coding sequence ATGAGCCCGCTTCCGCTGTTTGCCCAGGCCGCATCGGAGAGCCACGTGGCGCTCTCCATGTTCCTCGCGTTCGTCGCCGCCACGCTCGCCGTCACGTGGTGGAGCGCCCGGCGATCCTCCGGCGCGAGCGCGTATTTCGCTGCCGGCCGACGCATCACCGGCTGGCAGAATGGCCTCGCCATTGGCGGCGATTACATGAGCGCGGCCAGCTTCCTCGGCATCGCGGGCATGATCGCCTTCAACGGCTACGACGGTTTCCTCTACTCCGTCGGTTTCCTCGTCGCCTACCTCACCGTGCTGCTCCTCGTCGCCGAGCCGCTGCGGAACACCGGCAAATACACGATGGCCGACGTGCTCGCCTTCCGCATGAGCCCGCGGCCCGTGCGCGCCATGGCCTCGCTCAGCACGCTCACCGTCTCCACGTTCTACATGATCGCCCAGATGGTCGGCGCCGGCGCGCTCGTGAAGCTCCTGCTCCCCGGCGTGAGCTACGAGATGGCCGTCGTCGCCGTCGGCGCGCTCATGATCATCTACGTCGTCTTCGGCGGCATGCTCGCGACCACCTGGGTGCAGATCATCAAGGCTGTGCTCCTCATGTCCGGCTCGCTGCTGCTCAGCGTGCTCGTGATGCGGCACTTCGACTACAGCTTCGCGAAATTCCTCGACGCCATCACCCACGTCTCGTTCCACCAGAATGGCGAGCTCGTCACGCGGAATTTCCTCGAGCCCGGCTTGAAATTCGGCGCCGCCGTCACCCATGGCTGGGGCCCGCTCGACATGATCTCGCTCGGCCTCGCCCTCGTGCTCGGCACCGCCGGCCTGCCCCACGTCCTCGTGCGCTTCTACACCGTGCCCGACGCGCCCACCGCCCGCGCCTCCGTCGTCTGGGCCATGGTCATCATCGGCTCGTTCTACTTGATGACGACCTTCCTCGGCTTTGGCGCGGCCACCATCCTTACGCCGGATCGCATCGTCGTGGGCGGCAAGCCAAACGACAACATGAGCGCACCCCTGCTCGCGCAGGCGCTCGGCGGCGAGGTGCTCTTCGCCTTCATCAGCGCCGTCGCCTTCGCCACCATCCTCGCCGTCGTCGCCGGCCTCACCATCAGCGCCAGCACGAGCCTCGCCCACGACTTCTGGACGAACGTCATCCACCACCGGCGCGAGCACCGGCCCGGCGAAGAAGTCTTCGTCGCCCGCGTCACCGCCTTCGTCGTCGGCGCAATCTCCATCGTGCTCGCCATCAAACTGCAGACGATCAACGTCGCCTTCCTCGTCGGCCTCGCCTTTGCCGTCGCCGCCAGCGCGAACCTCCCCGCGCTCGTCTTCTCCCTTTTCTGGCGCCGCTTCAACACCGCCGGCGCCGTCACCGGCATGGCCGTGGGGCTCGTGAGCTCCATCGCGCTCATCCTCGTGAGCCCGAGCGTGATGGGCACGGATGCGAAGGCGCTCATCGCCGGCACGCCGCTCTTCCCGCTCAAGAATCCCGGCCTCGTGAGCATCCCGCTCGGCTTCCTTGGCGCGATCCTCGGCACGCTGCTCTCCCGCGCCCCCGCCCGCGCCGAAAAATTCACCGAGCTGACCGTGCGGGCCAGCACCGGCCTCGGTGCCGAAAAGGCGACCGAGCACTGA